Proteins from one Streptomyces sp. NBC_00289 genomic window:
- a CDS encoding menaquinone biosynthetic enzyme MqnA/MqnD family protein, which translates to MDNSRTRPRVGHIQFLNCLPLYWGLARTGTLLDFELTKDTPEKLSEKLVQGDLDIGPITLVEFLKNADDLVAFPDIAVGCDGPVMSCVIVSQVPLDELDGARVALGSTSRTSVRLAQLLLADRYGVRPDYYTCPPDLSLMMQEAEAAVLIGDAALRANLLDGPRYGLAVHDLGALWKEWTGLPFVFAVWAARRDYLEREPAITRQVHEAFLASRNLSLEEVGKVAEQAARWESFDEQVLERYFTTLDFRFGAPQLAAVTEFARRVGPTTGFPADVRVELLQP; encoded by the coding sequence GTGGACAATTCTCGCACCCGGCCGCGCGTCGGCCACATCCAGTTCCTGAACTGCCTGCCCCTCTACTGGGGGCTCGCGAGAACGGGCACGCTCCTCGACTTCGAGCTCACCAAGGACACCCCGGAGAAGCTCAGCGAGAAGCTGGTGCAGGGAGACCTCGACATCGGGCCCATCACCCTCGTCGAGTTCCTCAAGAACGCGGACGACCTGGTCGCCTTCCCCGACATCGCGGTCGGCTGCGACGGCCCGGTGATGTCCTGCGTGATCGTCTCGCAGGTCCCGCTGGACGAACTGGACGGTGCCCGGGTCGCCCTCGGCTCCACCTCTCGTACCTCCGTCCGGCTCGCCCAGCTGCTGCTCGCCGACCGATACGGCGTCCGGCCCGACTACTACACCTGCCCGCCCGATCTCAGCCTGATGATGCAGGAGGCGGAGGCGGCGGTGCTGATCGGTGACGCGGCACTGCGGGCGAACCTGCTCGACGGCCCGCGCTACGGCCTCGCCGTGCACGACCTCGGCGCCCTGTGGAAGGAGTGGACCGGGCTGCCCTTCGTCTTCGCGGTGTGGGCCGCCCGCCGCGACTACCTGGAGCGGGAGCCGGCCATCACCCGCCAGGTGCACGAGGCCTTCCTCGCCTCCCGCAACCTCTCCCTGGAGGAGGTCGGCAAGGTCGCCGAACAGGCCGCCCGCTGGGAGTCCTTCGACGAGCAGGTCCTGGAGCGCTACTTCACGACCCTCGACTTCCGTTTCGGCGCCCCGCAACTCGCGGCGGTCACCGAGTTCGCCCGCCGGGTCGGCCCGACGACGGGCTTCCCGGCGGACGTGAGGGTGGAACTGCTGCAGCCGTGA
- a CDS encoding cold-shock protein translates to MATGTVKWFNAEKGFGFIAQEGGGPDVFVHYSAINASGFRSLEENQQVSFDVTQGPKGPQAENVTPV, encoded by the coding sequence ATGGCTACCGGAACCGTGAAGTGGTTCAACGCCGAAAAGGGCTTTGGCTTCATCGCCCAAGAAGGCGGCGGCCCCGACGTCTTCGTTCACTACTCCGCGATCAATGCGAGCGGTTTCCGCTCGCTGGAGGAGAACCAGCAGGTCTCCTTCGACGTGACCCAGGGTCCGAAGGGCCCGCAGGCGGAGAACGTCACCCCCGTCTGA